The Helianthus annuus cultivar XRQ/B chromosome 16, HanXRQr2.0-SUNRISE, whole genome shotgun sequence genome includes a window with the following:
- the LOC110919831 gene encoding extensin-like — protein MGHNPLGPEDHFPRAQDMDMDEDPDPEPAEPPIEISDGSSFHGSPYRGPDSFAQWWSNYHREYTPSHHSSPHQQVPSEDPHFETVTPPPEQQPPPKPPRRRKSGAQMSVRGGFHFSSPQHSTNSYYPPLYEDPQMGGPSNPLSEVGSPPVAPSPHVGFDNPIPSYAGAAAYNPFKQPAFSGYNYYNAPSVDPYLEAANYNALHPEGPFQATYPTGYPVYGYQYLPPLQPQSQQQPQPPLVQPRSRRSFRG, from the coding sequence ATGGGCCATAACCCATTAGGACCAGAAGACCACTTTCCTAGAGCCCAGGatatggatatggacgaggatccAGATCCAGAGCCTGCCGAGCCACCCATAGAAATTTCAGACGGATCATCTTTCCATGGTTCGCCTTATAGAGGCCCCGATTCATTTGCTCAATGGTGGAGCAATTATCACCGGGAGTATACACCTTCCCACCATTCTTCACCACACCAGCAGGTCCCCTCAGAGGACCCACATTTTGAGACGGTCACGCCACCGCCAGAGCAGCAACCGCCTCCAAAACCACCGAGGCGAAGAAAATCAGGTGCAcagatgtccgtgcgagggggattCCACTTCAGCTCCCCCCAACATAGCACCAACAGCTACTACCCGCCGCTGtatgaagacccgcagatgggtgggccttcaaacccACTTTCAGAGGTCGGCTCTCCGCCAGTCGCACCATCACCACAcgtgggttttgataacccaattcctTCATACGCTGgtgcagcggcgtataacccttttaAACAGCCGGCTTTTTCTGGCTACAACTACTACAACGCCCCTAGTGTTGACCCGTATCTCGAGGCGGCAAACTACAATGCTCTTCATCCTGAAGGGCCCTTTCAAGCAACGTATCCAACTGGATACCCAGTATATGGGTATCAATACCTGCCACCTCTTCAGCCTCAGTCGCAGCAGCAGCCGCAGCCGCCACTTGTCCAACCACGCAGCAGGAGATCCTTCAGAGGTTGA